GCCCTCGTCGTAGGAGCGTTCTTCACGATCTGGACCGTGCAGCGCAGCCGTGAGATCGCCGTCCTCCGCGCCATGGGCGCCTCCACCGGATTCCTCCTGCGCGACGCCCTCCTGCAGGCCGTGATCGTGCTCGTCGGCTCGGTCGCCTTCGGTGTGCTCGTCGGTCTCGGACTCGGGTCGGGCCTCGAGGGCAGCGGCATGCCTTTCGTCCTCGAATCCGGCCCCGTCGCTCGAGGTGCCGTTCTGCTCGTCGTCCTCGGCCTGCTCGGCGCCGCCCTCGCCGTGGTCCGCATCGTCCGTGTCGATCCGCTCGCTGCCCTGGGAGAGAACAGATGACCGTCACCACCTCCACCGGCCTCGCACTGTCCGACGTCTGCCTGTCCTTCGGCGACGGCGACAGCACGGTCCACGCCCTCGATCACGTCGACCTGGGCGTCGAGCCGGGTGAACTGGTCGCCGTCGTCGGGCCGTCCGGTGCCGGCAAATCGAGTCTGCTGGCGGTCGCCGGTGGCCTCGGCCGACCCACTTCCGGCACCGTGAGTGTCGACGGTATCGAGGTGACCGCACTCGACCCGCGGGCGACCGCGAAGCTGCGCCGAGAGCGGGTCGGGTTCGTATTCCAGTCCGGCAATCTCCTCCCCGCCCTGACCGCACGCGATCAACTGCTCCTCGTCGAGAAGATCGC
This window of the Rhodococcus pyridinivorans genome carries:
- a CDS encoding ABC transporter ATP-binding protein translates to MTVTTSTGLALSDVCLSFGDGDSTVHALDHVDLGVEPGELVAVVGPSGAGKSSLLAVAGGLGRPTSGTVSVDGIEVTALDPRATAKLRRERVGFVFQSGNLLPALTARDQLLLVEKIAGRPGRNPDELLASVGMEHRAQRRPGQLSGGERQRVGIARALMAEPSLLLVDEPTAALDRKRSHEVVELLARETHTSGVATIMVTHDHEILRHCDRVLEMVDGRLRPHD